The genomic window GCTCTGTACCTCCTGCAGctgttcatgctgctgctgctagtcaaCCGTCCCTGCATGGACACTTCTGAGTGCCAGTCCATGTTCCAGTAGCTTCCAAGGATGACCTCAGTTCTTACTTGGTGGTGATTAGATCTGTCCCCAAGGTGCTGGTCAGCTTCTCCAGAGAGTCCTGAATCCATGGTAGGTTTCGCCTAGTGAAGGAGAGCAGGTTCTGTGCTAATTGGCCCCTCAGGGCCCTTGAGCATGAACTGTGAGTCCTGTTTCTGCCAACCTTAGACAATATAGGGCTTCTCTAGCCCTGGTCACAAGTTTCTGATGGACTCTACTCTTTATACCAGGTGGAtccactttgtttttttccttttaatcattTCTATCTCCTAATGATTCCTgagaaattttcagtttttttcttaggATGGAGAAGGAAGTTTCTTGAGAGAATACCAAGAATACCAGAAAGACATTTTCCATCTTTCGTAAGCACGCACTATAATTGAATGTGTACTGTACGCATCATATGTCATATAGGTGAAAAGCGATGTTCTGATTTGGGTGGATGATTATATTTTCCTGTGACTAAGAGTCGTCAGACCACTTTGGCTATCATATTTGAGAAAGTTCAGTAAAAAGGAGAATTAATAATGTGTAAAAAATATGGtctaaaatctctctctctcttcctgtctttgtctttttttctttcctttcatataAGAGACTGTTGGTTGAAAACTGTCACCATTTTCCACACCAGTAAACACACTCCAGTTGGTGGTCTGGGTGTCATTCTCGGGCCGCTCCTCACAGGGATCTGTCTCTGTAGAATTTAGTGCAAGCCCTAAGCTCCCAGACATTGACTCTAAAGCAGCTGGGCACAGGGAGCCCAGGTCCAAGCCAACACCGTAAAGTAGTTTGTTGGTCACCAGCTTCATGCAGACAATCTTCCTTCTTAATTAAAGTGCTATGATCTAAGTGGTGAAATACTTTCAAGGAGCACTAGTTTGAAATCAGCACAGCCCACATGCAATCTTGGTTTTCAGAGAGCCAGGACATCTGCACTTGCATCTCCATTTGGAAGCTGGCATGCATGGGCCTGAGTGCCCACTATTTCAGGATTATCTGGGGAGACTTTTTGATGCAGGTGAAGCATTTTGGTGGTGATTTGTCTCTGATTTGGTAGGGGGGCGGGGCTCCCTGTTGTGGGCTGTTCAGGGGCTGGCAGCAGAGAATCTGGAGTTGAATCAGGGTCCAGGCCCATCCGGACCCCTGGCTTTCCAGTGACCACTCGCAAGTCACTGGACAGTGGTGTGAAGACCCGTGGTTGACCTCCATCAGTACTGACTGGACGTAGCGAGTCCAGGAGGAGAACAGGGATTTGGGAAAGAGGTTCTTTCCAATAGCAGGTTATTTTTCTCGCTGTTCCTCCTCTGTTCCCAGACACGGTCTGAGCGTAtgagtggctgtaaatacagattttCAAATAGGAGACAGAGGTCAGAACGCCCCTCCCCAGGGTTCCCCTGGAagcccaccccaaccccaccccacatGTGCTCcatgagggctgctgctgctgctactgctaagtcgcttcagtcgtgtccgactctgtgcaaccccatagacggcagcctaccaggccctgccgtccctgggattctctaggcaagaacactggagtgggttgcatttcaggGAAGCACAATCCTGGCACACTACCAGGAGTCAGAGTCTGGGGATTTCTGTGAGTGGCCATCTCAGTCCTGCGCTGGCAGAGAGGGGTGGGGATTTGAGCTTCTCCACACCTCAGGGGCAGTCACTCTCACTGAAAGTTCCCAGGGGTCCACAATTATCAGAAGCACAAAGCTCCATTTTTATTACCAAAATAAGTTATAAAATCCTCTTTCTAAGTGGGTCGTGCACAGGATTGTAAGAGGGAACACTCAGAACAAGTTCAAACACTTTCTCTACAGCCTGAGTCAGAGCAGCGCCCACGGTCTCAGAgggaccatgctggcaccctccAGGGCTGTGATGAACCAGACGCTAGTCACCGAGTTCTTCATTCTGGGGTTCTCAGAAACACCTGGGCTGCGAACGCTGCTCTTTTTCGCCTTCCTGCTTCTGTACACAGTGGCCCTCTCTGGAAACCTGCTCATTGTGGTGGTCATCAGCTCCAGTTCAGccctgcacacccccatgtacttcttcctggtcAACCTGGCCGTGGTGGACATTCTCTGCACGTCCACGATCCTACCTGAGCTTCTGGTGGGCATGGTGGCCAGCAAGACCATCTCCTATGGGGGCTGCATGGCCCAGCTCTTCTTCTTCACGTGGTCCATGGGGGCCGAGCTGCTGCTCTTCTCGGCCATGGCCTATGACTGCTACGTGGCCATCTGCCGGCCCCTGCACTACGGCGCCCTCATGGGCCCCCGGGTGTGCGCGCTCTTGGCGGGGGTGGTGTGGACAGTCAGCCTGATCAACACCAGCGTGAACACGAGTCTCTTGCTTCGCCTGCCCTTCTGCCGCTCCAACGTGGTGGAGCACTTCTTCTGTGAGATCCCCCCTCTGCTGAAGCTCTCCTGTGCCCCGACCCAGCTGAATGAAACCATGGCCTTCACGGCAGACATCTTCCTGGCCGTGGGGAACTTCTCGGTGATCACGCTGTCCTACGGCTGCATCATCGGCAGCATCCTGCGCATGCGCTCGGCGGTGGGCAAGCGGCGcgccttctccacctgctcctcccacctcctggTGGTCACCTTGTACTATTCCACCGTCATCTACACTTACATCCGCCCCGCGTCCAGCTACTCGCTGGACAAGGACAAGCTGGTGTCGGTGATCTACACTTCCGTGGCCCCCTCTCTGAACCCCCTCATCTACTCACTGAGAAACATGGAGGTCAAGGCGGCGCTCAGGAGGCTTCTGTCCTGCTGCTGAGGTCACGCCCAGCAAggtcctcttgcctggagggcGGGGCCCAGTGTGGCTTTCCCTAAACTGGGGCATGATTTTTGTCTGGAAGCCCCATCCTGCCTCCTAAGGTCTCACCCTACTGTACTGTATAGTGAGACCATGGGACCATCTCTAGGCATCTCTCCTCCGCTTTCAGGAAGCCCCTTATCCCCCCAGACTCACCCTGTCCTTCCCTGGTGGATCCTGGGATGACCAATGACAGCTTTATGACCCAATAAGCACGTAGTAGATCACCAGCTGCACCAGGCCCTTTCTTCAGCCCTTCTAGCAGCTTCTTCCCAAGATGCCCACATCTTTGTTTTCCAACAAGCCTGGACTTTGCTGCAGCCCTCCTTTTTTGGGCTTCTGCATTCACAATGGGTGGCCTTTGCCTTAGTCACAGGAGGATTTGAGCAGGGATGAGAGGGATTAAGGTAGGATATGTTAATCTATTCTACTTTAGGATAGGATTTCCAGTGCGGGggtgggaggcggggtgggggtggggtggggcggatTTCAGGAAGATAGGTCCCCCCTGGTAGCAAAGTGGTCTTCCAGGAGTGGTCTTTTTAAATGTGAGTGCTTTTTAGGAGAACATTTTGGCAAGGCTTTTTCAAGTCTATGATGTAAAGATGTTACTGGCATCAGTGTGGAAAGTGGCCaggctgtttccttttcttccccctccACCACAAACTCAGCTGTCCTCCCCTTCAGAACTGGACTGCAGGAAGATTGGGCTCAGGAGAGATGCTGGGGAAGAGGGGCTTTTCATGGGCGAGCCCTTTCTGTTCCTTTGTGATTTAGCTTCACAGCGCTGGGGGGAGGGGCGTAGGGAACCTGTGCGGCTTGAAGGGATGGGGACAGAAGGGCCTCTTTGAGGGAAGGGTGTTCTTGGTTCCCTGGGGCTGTCTCCTTTGAGCAAATCTTCCCCTGCTATGGTGCTTGTCTGTGTCTTGAAGACTGTAAACACTTTGAGGACAACGACGAGGTCCACCTTCTTACACTTGAACCAGGGTTTGTTCCTCTAAACTGGCTCATTCTGGAAGCAATGTGCACCATGTACGAGGCAGGCACCCTGTAAATACCACTGGCTGCAGAGAGAATGAATGATACAGGGGTGATTTCTACCAATGAGACCATCAGACTTAGTTTTGGAAAGACTTGGTAGAGGCATTTTTGTGACATGGTTAGTCAGTGAATGatgacctcatgcgaagagttgactcattgaacaagactctgatgctgggagggactgggggcaggaggagaaggggacgacagaggatgagatggctagatggcatcaccgactcgatggacatgagtttaagtgaactccgggagttggtgatggacagggaggcctggcatgctgcaattcatggtgtcgcaaagagtcggacacgactgagtgactgaactgaactgaactgaatcagaaatAAGCTTCATGGTTGTGAGATTTATGAAACCTGTGGAAACTGGAAAGTGTCACTGAAATGGTGGCCAGTGGCAGAACTCTCAGTACCATCGTGGAGCGTGCGAGCTTACACAGGAcaccgtgtgtgtgtgggggggtgggggtgggaggtgttGGTCTGCAGCGTGTGGAGAGTTGTTGGCACCACGCCCTGTGGTTTGACCTCTAGATGCGTAGGCTTTGATCTGTGCTGCTCTGACCTCAGGGTAAGCATGGCTGCAGGAAGTGCTTCCAGACGTGAACCCTGAAGCCAGAATCTGCGTGAGAGGTGCCTGTCCCCACCTCCATGTTGGGGGAGGCACTGCACTGAAATACGTGTCCGGATCCCCCAGGGAGGAGCCCGGCCAAGGTAGCCCCTTGAGGCGCAGACTCCTGGCTCCTGTGGACTCCTGGTCTCTGCTGCTGTCCGTGCTGTAGGGATTCCCTGAAGAGGTGATGAGGTTTCTTTTAACTACAAATGGATTCTATGCTAATAAACTAGAAAAtaagatatttgaaaagaaaatatacgAAAGTAAAACCCTTGTTATCCCATTGAGAGGCAGCTACCTGTAACATTCTGGTATAAACAGTTTTCTGTTTGTACTTCTACACATATAcaggttatcaaagggg from Bubalus kerabau isolate K-KA32 ecotype Philippines breed swamp buffalo chromosome 22, PCC_UOA_SB_1v2, whole genome shotgun sequence includes these protein-coding regions:
- the LOC129636858 gene encoding olfactory receptor 13G1-like, which produces MLAPSRAVMNQTLVTEFFILGFSETPGLRTLLFFAFLLLYTVALSGNLLIVVVISSSSALHTPMYFFLVNLAVVDILCTSTILPELLVGMVASKTISYGGCMAQLFFFTWSMGAELLLFSAMAYDCYVAICRPLHYGALMGPRVCALLAGVVWTVSLINTSVNTSLLLRLPFCRSNVVEHFFCEIPPLLKLSCAPTQLNETMAFTADIFLAVGNFSVITLSYGCIIGSILRMRSAVGKRRAFSTCSSHLLVVTLYYSTVIYTYIRPASSYSLDKDKLVSVIYTSVAPSLNPLIYSLRNMEVKAALRRLLSCC